Proteins encoded together in one Asterias rubens chromosome 4, eAstRub1.3, whole genome shotgun sequence window:
- the LOC117288769 gene encoding thymidine kinase 2, mitochondrial-like: MSIARFKKYLNNLRLCIGIFDLNPDRLSSLSYYISLYLTLPNMLRADIGNSSSTPIGMMDRRAKCENMKSNHRRPLSDISSTHKDITIGNGNSVSDRHQTIIVEGNIGSGKSTLLKYFGQKDNIEIFPEPVDKWRNIRGQNMLDLFYQDPVRWSFAFESYTQFTRLEIHQAKTKQKFKMMERSIYSGKYCFTENLYQSKKLKTPEYNVLCQWFDWLLTTKDLHVDHIVYLRSTPEQCERRICERSRKEESGIPMEYLRELHETHEDWLIKKTKFELPAPVIVLDATKPLNEMHNQFKLLEEKLNLNIC; encoded by the exons ATGTCTATCGCAAGATTCAAGAAATATCTCAACAACTTACGTTTATGTATCGGCATTTTCGACTTGAATCCGGACAGGCTAAGCAGTCTGTCTTATTATATAAGTTTGTACTTAACGTTACCAAACATGTTGCGAGCAGACATCGGAAACTCCAGTTCTACCCCGATTGGCATGATGGATCGGCGAGCGAAATGTGAAAACATGAAATCAAATCATAGGCGACCACTCAGCGACATTAGCTCTACACATAAAGACATTACAATTGGAAATGGAAACAGTGTTTCTGACAGGCATCAAACG ATAATTGTAGAGGGCAACATCGGCAGTGGAAAGTCAACTCTACTCAAGTATTTTGGCCAAAAGGACAACATTGAAATCTTTCCCGAACCAGTTGACAAATGGAGGAATATAAGAGGACAAAATATGTTG GACTTGTTTTATCAGGACCCAGTTCGTTGGAGTTTTGCCTTCGAGTCTTACACTCAGTTCACAAGACTTGAGATCCATCAAgccaagacaaaacaaaagttcaagATGATGGAACGGTCCATTTACAGTGGGAAATATTGCTTTACAGAAAACCTCTACCAAAG CAAGAAGTTAAAGACCCCAGAATACAACGTACTGTGTCagtggtttgattggctgctaACAACAAAAGACCTTCATGTCGATCATATAG TGTACCTTCGTAGCACCCCAGAGCAATGTGAGAGACGGATTTGTGAGCGAAGTCGTAAGGAGGAGTCTGGAATACCTATGGAGTATCTCAGAGAACTCCATGAGACGCATGAGGATTGGCTCATCAAGAAGACAAAGTTTGAGCTTCCAGCACCAGTAATA GTTCTTGATGCCACCAAGCCCTTAAATGAAATGCACAACCAGTTCAAGCTCCTCGAGGAGAAactaaatttaaatatttgctAA